The Muntiacus reevesi chromosome 5, mMunRee1.1, whole genome shotgun sequence genome segment TTTGTAATGACTATTAAATGCTTAAAGTCctaattccttttttcttttttggctataATTTGTTAAATGTCCAATAATAGTCTTATGTGAAGGATCAGGGAGAAGTTTCTCTCCACTCTAATTTAACACACAGCCCCTTCTAAGACAGGGTGTATGACTTGACAAGGAAAACAGGTGACCCTCTGGGCAAGGCCGTGGCTACTGGGAAAGCAGTGGGAACGGGACAGGACAGGGCACACAAGACCTTCAGGAAGTGGGCGTCAGCTGCTCTGAAGGACGCAGCAAATGCTAGAAAGGAGGAGGTCAAACTCAAATTCCATTAAAGGCAGTCCTCAGGCTCTTACAAACCAGCCCTATGTGGCAAGTACGGTCTGTAACAAATTTCTTTACTAGGTTTTCAACACAGTGCTTCACAATCGTTCAGATctttaaatgacaaaaatgacACAGTCTGTAGGTGGAAGAGGTGGTGATgaagctggggagggggagaaaagatggtgatttgttttcttcttatttttttaatgtggtgggGGGGGCggcttgtagcttttttttttttttttttggttactgaaaaaaaaaaaaatagaacagtcCACTGTCCAGCAGAGGCTGCGTCAACTCTATTGCTCCCGGGGCTCATTCTGCATGGACCTGCGTTTCAGGAGGCTGCAAGGCCAGCTCTGTGGGCAGGAAGGCGCCCTGCCCCAGAGCTGTGGCGTATGTcctgctctgggggtgggggaagccgGGGGGCAGGTACGGGCCCATTGCTGCTGCTCCGAAGCCCCCTCGCTGGTGCTGGGGCGGGGAGTGGTAGCCCTCCAGGTTATCGTACTGGGGCCCGGCAGTCCCCCGGCCCGGGCGCTTGCCGTGGGTGTGGTAGTGGTACAGCACGCCGGGGTCCCTGTCCGCGCTCTGAGGGTGGTGCAGTTTGAGGCTGTGGCTCCTCTCGGGCTTAGGCGGCGGGAGCGCGGACTGCGACAGGTGCTCCTCCTCCTTGTAGCAGTCTCTGGGGTGCTTCTCTGCGGCCGGGGGCTGCCGGGCCCGGGGCCGCTCCAGCTCCTTGGGGAGCCGCACCTCTTTGTGGCTCGGTCTTAAAGACTCCGGCCCTGACGGTACGTATTTCCCTCCAGAGTTAAGGTAGCTGACCGGCTCGGCAGGGTCTGGAAGCCCTTTGGGCCCGTAGTCTAGCGGGCCGGCTCCCTGGGGGAAAGGGGGTCCGTTCTTCGGGTCGCACAGCTGCCTATGGCTTGCTTCCTGATGCGGCCTGTGCTCGGGGAGGCTGCAGCCCGCGTCGTGCAGCTTTCGGTTCCTGACGCTGCTCTGCTTCTGGGGGAGGCACGGCTTCTCCGGCTGCCCGTTGCCGTATCCGCCCTGGTGGTGGGGCGCTCGCTCCAGCTCTGGCTCCGCGTGCTTCCGGTAGAAGCGGTCCTCCCCCTCTGGGCTCAGGGCCTTGGCCGGGTGCCGCCCCTCCTTGCCCTCGGCCACCGAGAGgagtccagttttcccaggatccGACTTGCTGCGCAGGTGGATGACATAGATGCCGCCCAGGTCGTCCGGCGCGCCGGCCGGGCTCATGTTGTCGTACTGGGACACCACGGGCCCCTTGGCCTTCTGCCGCGCGCGGCTCTCCCTGCGGATGGACTGTAGGCGGTACTTCTCCAGGTCCTCCAGGTCCCACGAGGCGTACGCGTGCTTCGCGTCGGCCACCGGGGGCATATGGACCACGCTGTGGTCATTGGGCGGGAAGTAGCTGGCCACGCTGGGCCGGGGGCGCACGGCCGCCCCCCCGGCTAACGCGTACACACTCTTGCCCTGCAGCCGCGGGGCGAGGAAGGCCAGGTCACGGCCGGGCAGGCGGTGCAGGGGCCGCAGCTGCACCGTGCCGTAGGCATCCACGTCGCACAGGGCGCCGTCAGGGCTGTAGTAGGAACCGGCCGAGCTGGCGTAGGGGCTGTAGCGGTAGTGCACCCGGCCGTTCTCGAAGTAAGGCTGCAGCTGAGTGACGTGGTAGTCCGAGCGGGCCTGGGACGACTGATATGGCTTATACTGGTACAGGGGTCGTGGGCAGTAGGCGGGCTCCTCATCTGGGGGCACCTCAGTCCGGGAGATGGGGACAGAGCGGATCATGGAGGACGGAGGCGCGTGCAGAGACTGCACCCGGCGGATGGTGGGGTACGGTGGCATGTCTTCGGGGTAGCAGCCACCCCTGACGGACGAGCTCAGCGAGGACACATACTCGGCCCGGTTGCACGGCTTCGGGTGGTGTCCAGACACGCTTCTCCCGGGGGCCACGTACGTGTTGTACCGGGGACCCATGGATGCTGGTGGCTCCGACCTGGACGCGTACACCGGGTGCGGCTCCACTTTCCCGTGATGTGGTGGCACGCTCTGGGGGCGGAACTGGCAGTTTGGGGTCATACTGAAATGCAGACAGTTTTCCGGACCGAAGGGCTCCGTGGTGAGGTCGGGCCTGGCGAACGTGGGGTAAGCAGTCTTCAGAGAGGCGTGCTTGGCTTGTGGGACGGGGAGGGGCAAAGGCAAGGCCTCTTCCGCGGAGGCAGCGGCAACGAAGGAGTGGTACGCGGCGCTGCCCGCCCCGTCCGCGCTGCCCGAGTGGAGGGCCGCAGCCAGTCTGCTCTCCATGGTCCTGGTGGGGGGCGCCGGGGTGGGGAAGCCACAGGAGGCGTGCGCGGGCACAGACTCAGCGCGCAGGTGCAGCGCGGGTGCCCTGGCGCCTTCCCGCACCTTTTCAGGAAGGACGGGCTGGGGAGCTGGAGCGGAGGCTGGGCACTGCGCAGCGGCCCCGCCATCCCCAACCAGGACAGGTGCAGGGTCACCCAGGCCCCTGAGTTCAGGTGGCCTCTCTGGAGCCGGAACTGCTCCTTGAACCTGTTGAAAGATGATAGTACTGTGAGTGTTTTTTTATGCTTCCCTCTACGGAATCAAACATTACTGAATTCATAACTCACAAGCTGAGGCCATGTGGGCAGCAGCTGGAAATTTCCCAAGCTGTGCAGAGGTGCTGGACAGGGCAGAGGCCTACCTGTCCCTACAGTCAGGAAAAGAAGGCAGGCCTGTGTGGCCACCTGGTGAGGCAGCCAGCCCATCTTTGGAGAGCTGTTCTCATTTAGGATGGGTTTTCAAGAGATGGGGTGGACCATGACAGATCTGATTTGCTTAAAAGACCACTAGGCTTGAAAACACATACCCGGTCTATCTGTGCAGCTCAGTCTCAACACCAAGAACATTCTGTGAAACAAGCAGTGCTGGTTCTACCTGAAGAGTGTTCTGAAGTGACACCCACCCCCGCAGTGGGCAGTTTTCAGCCCCCAGGCCAGGGAGGGACAGGCAGGGACATGTCCAGGTGGCATTCAACACAGCCCCCGCCTCTCCCTCCCGCTCCAGTGGGTCTGTGGCAGCAGAGGACAAACATGGTTCTCACTGCAAGGCTGCAGACACGCTGCCCTTGAGAAACAAGTGGCTGGAAATAGCATCTTCCATAGAGGACTAGATAGTGAAGTCCTTTTAGTCCAAGGCAACGACAAAAAACTTCACAGTCTCCATATAACATTCTCACATCAAAACAGGTGCTTGACTATTCAACAATCTGCTGGCTAatgctgaaaaaacaaaaagttctaAGACACTGTCATCTCTGATATTTCTAGAAAGTTGGTAAGGCATAAAGTCTTCCAAATGTCCTGAGACTACAGCACTTTGGTCGTGCAGACATGAAAAACTGGCAGAGGTGGTTGGACAACTTGCCCAGAGTCGCACTGAGTCAGTGAGGGAGCCAGGAAAACCCCACAACTCTGACAGCCAAGGGCCAGTTGGACTCGTGCGCTCACAATCTCTTTGTAAAAGGAGGGTATAGTTAAACCACAGCCACGGAGAAGCTGCTTCTTTTTCAGAGAAAAGCCAGCATCAAGGTAAAGGCAGATCCCTATCTCAACCAGGAAGTGTTTCATGGAAATCTGCCATAGGACTTAAAAAGAGATGTCAGATCTCACTCGAGGTAACGGCACACCCTGATGGAAAGTGGCACACCTTTGAAAAAAACACTGCATGCCACTGACCCGCCCCACTTCTTACCTTGTGGGGATTGGTTAGTCCTATACTGGCTGTGGTCTGTACCTGCCCCAGGACCGGGGGCTGCTCTGCGGGTCTCTGGGAAGGAGGTAGGGGTAGGGGACGGCTGGCTCGTTGAGCACGCTGAAGGGTGGCGGTTACATACTCCACTGCGCTGGGCTGTTCCGCCACCTCCCAGCTGGCTTCGCTGGCGCTCGCTATGGCCGCTGCTGGAGCATGCGTCACGTACGCCAGGGGGGCTGTGCTGGTGTTCTCTTCGGGGGACCCGGAAGGAGGGCAGATTTTGTCCCTAGGCAAATGAGAAGGGGCGGGACTTCTGTCTGCAAGTTCTGAAGGGTGATGGGGCTTATCCACGCTTGCACCAAGGTAAGAAGGAGGCTCATCGCCACTGTAGAAATGGAGCTGATCGTGTTCCACAAAGGAGACGGTGGGCCCACTGGTCTTCACAGACTGGTCTTCAGGGAAAGTGATGAGATCATCAGACTTTGAGTCTGTCAAGGGAACAGAAGTGACTCTGGCCTTCTCTGGGTCCCCAGATAGACAGATTCGATGTGGCTGATCGCCTGGTAGGTCTGCCGGGGGGGACTGCCCCGTGGAGTCCGTGGCGCTGGAATGGGTATAGTCCCTGGCAGCTGCTGTGTCTGGCACTGGCTGGTCACCGTGCCCAGGGCCCTTGTTCTGGAGGTGGGGCTGCTCTGCTGGCCTGTCGGTTTGGAAATAGGCTTTCTCGAGAGTAACGCTAGAGTAGGGAGCAGGTGGTCTGTCCTCGGCTGTGGCCACCGCTACATCCCCGCAGTGTGCACAGGCAGCCGGGCACGTGCCTGGCCTCTTCAGTGACTGGGTGGAGGCCTGCTGTGCAGACTCTGCTAACGCCAGTGCCAGCAGGCGTGCCACATTTTTCGGAGGCGGTGGCGGTGGGATAAGAGAGACTGAGCTTACAGGAACGGAATCCTGAGGGGGGTCATGTGTGTCTGCTCCTGGGGGaaaattgggaaaaaagaaagtgaaaaggtagCTTGTGTTATCCTACATGGAAAGCCAAACATTCCCCCATTTGATCACTAAAAAAACAAGTGCCTTCCGTATTTCAAAATGGCCATCCGCAATCTTCTATCCCACATGCAAACACTGCAGAAAACACATCTGGTTCAGAAGGAAAACTAAACCAGAGAGTGTTTAAGACTGCAATCTCCTCTGGGTTGCTACAGAGATGCGTGAGGCGGAGAGCCGGTCCCTCATCCGGCTCAGAAAAGATTGCTTAGCAAACAAGCTTCAAGTGTTTGCAGAATGTTATTAAGAATACTTTTTACATTTGATGGTGTAGGCTGGCTAGTTAACGTGTAAGGCTATAATACTGATAATTTTATCAGAAGAGAAATCAGAATCAAGAGCTATGAAGCTGTGCAAAAATCATCCAGGAATTCTGATTGGACAAGAGGACTTTATCAAGACCTGAAGTAGGACCGCTGGCCCTTTGGGGGATGTTTTGGCTGACTTTAATTTAGGGCTTTGAGCCATCAGCACCACCTAGAAAAAAACATTCTCTTTGATAAAAGGCTAGCTGTGGAGTAAATTTCTCTCCTAAAAGGCACAGTTGGTGGAAGTTCCCACTTAGCTTAAAGCAAGAATGGAGGAAAACAAATGGTACCTGTCTGAGTCTGTCCAGAAGGTACAGCCTTACTCTGACTGCTTGAGGcaggctcctccttccctggTGAGTCTACGTCTGCGGCAGCCCCCTGGtccgggggctgggcttcacactCACACCCTTCCTGGGCCTCTCTCtcgtttgcttttctctttactACCTGGGTGGGGGATCTATTTATGACATCACTTTCTTCACCACTTTTGTTCCAGGCTACAGAAGGTGCATTTTGAGCTGCCGTGTTTGCGACGGGGCCGATGACTTCTGAAACCCGGGCAGGAAGAGTCACTGAAATGGGCTCAGATATGTTCAGAGAGGGTGATTTGTTTATCTTCCGTCCAATCTTTGGAGAGAAAGCATAGACGACCTTTTCGGTGAACGAGGATGGCTTCAATGCTTTCTCTTCAGTTGGGCTCAAGTCCAGGGTGAAGAATGGACTCAGCTTCTCCTgaagaggagacacaggttcagaaCTTGCAGTGCTTCCTGGAGTTTGTGACTGGCTACCACCTGTTTCCGTATCCTTCTTACTGGTACTCTGTTTATCCTTGGAGTAGCCCAAGGAGTCTAAGAAGGAAGCCCCGCTCTCCAGACATTCTGATTCGGCCTTAGGAGGACTGCACTGAAATGACATCGGATCAAAATCCAGGCTGGCTACTCCGATGTCTGGTGGGCTCAAGTCAACATCCTCAGCTAAGTGTGGAGACACAAGAGCCGGAATGTGCAGCAGCCCGACTTCCTCCTCGCTTCCGTTGTGGGGCAGGTTGTCGTAGGAGTTGCAGCGGTTCCCCAGCATCTCGCCGTTAAAAGAGGCGCTCAGGGCATCACTGCTAGATCTGGGTCTTCTGGGTCGGAACAGCTTGGAGTCACCTGGCAAAAATGGATAGCAGTGTCAGAATATGAATGTCCCAGGACACACGGTGCCCTATGAGTCAACTACTTAGTACAGCAGAAATGTATTACATACAGTAAGGAAATGCAACCGTCTCTTGGGGCGCACAGATGGAACCCCCAAAGCAACCATTCAATAACAGACTCACTCGATACCATTGGAGGCAGGATGCATTGGATGGTTTCCATAGGAAAAAGGACTCAGAACTCTTAGATTCTATTGTTGAAACATGGACtcttgtgactttgggcaagtttttcatttctttttgtcttgttttatcaCTGACTTCACACATGACTTGTGAGGTACAACTACTCACTTTAAATGGTACTTTGGATAGGCAACAGaaggagggctttttttttttttttttgctttattcttttgtttttgtggaGAAATATCCTCATACCCACATTTCTACAAAATTGAACTTCTcaaaaaaagtatttatatttagtaaagtataattttatatttagtaatGTATCCctttcagatatttaaaaataattttatttttttcttcaacaagAACAGGCTTTAAGCTTGTCAGGCAGAGGCCTTAAGAGTGGTAATAATATTACCTTATTTTATGATATTGCTAAACATCCAACTGGTAAGAGAAGTCCTCTGTCTCAATCTCATTATTCTGTCACAGTGATGACCCATAGTGATGAAGTACCATAAAGAGACATTGTCTTAACACAAATACATCCACTAATGTGTTGACCACTTATAAAATTAATCCCtactcaaattttattttcacatcacTACAAGCACTAAGCCCACTATTTTTCAGAACCACTCTCAACTGCAGTGAAATGGAAAATCCCAGAAAATCAGGACGATGGCAGACACCCGACTGACATGAAAGGCAGGGATTTGTTGAATCCCAAGTAGAGCGATGGGTCAATAGGACCTGGCAGTTAGAAGTTATAAATGAGGATGAGAAAGTTGACCGGGATGAGGACACCTCCGGGAAGCTTCAGAAGAGCACAATTTGAAAACCAACAGATTAAGAAAAGTCTGCAGGAAATCAATGCAGCTCTCGATCACTTCTGCAACAAAGCCTTCTTCCCATCCTCCCACACAATCCAGTCTTGATGTGGGGGAAGTCCTATCTGCTGCTACCTGGTTTTGTCAAAGAAGTTCTGCCTCCTTCCAGGTCACCACTGATGTAACCTTTGTTCATTCTGGAAGTTAGTACAGAACTGCAACTGTAACCGAACTTACGCTAAATGGAAgcttaaaaagttattttcaacatttttagtTTTGTCCAAGTTGCAGTCAAATCCTTTTGTACTATTAACCATAACATGTTGGTCCCTATTTTAAGCAGATTCACTTTCAGTAGCCTTCTCCTGGTAGAAAATCCTCCTCAGATAATGAGGGCTATCTCTAACCAGTGATATATGAGATTTAAGGTCACGTTAAATTTGCAAGACAAAAGGTCACTGGTCTGAACATCAATACTGCTTAATTTTATACTCTGTGACAAGCACTGTACtctcattttgaaatataaagaaaactgaatcacAATCATGTCAAAAGTGAAGAAATTAAGGACTAgtacccagtcgtgtctgactctttgcgaccccgtggactgtagcctaccaggctcctccgtccatgggatggattctccaagcaaaaatactggagtgggttgccatttccttcttcaggggatcttcccaacccagggatcaaacccaggtctcgcgcattggaggcagacgctttaacctctgagccaccagggaagccaccaagcATCAATGGACATACTAAGTAGATACTAGtgttttgaggcttccctggtgactcagaggttaagaaCCTGTCTGCTAATACAGGAcacatgagttcgatccttgggtcaggaagatcctctggagaaggaaatgaaaacccactccagtattcttgcctgggaaagcccatggacagaggagcctgatggactacagtccatggggttgcaaagagttggacatgacttagtggctaaacaacaacagtagtaTTTTTAGGAAATTATAATCTACAGCCTATTTATTAAGCAGTATATCTCTTTATGAAATACATTCTAGAATAAAACAACTGATGCTTTAGTCTTACCATCGACTGCATGGAGAGAAGTAAGAGACTCTTCACTTTTAGCTGAGCGGAGGGTCCCTTCTGCCCTGCCACCTGAAGAATCAAAACCAAACAGTGTGATGTTTTATCCACTCTTACATATGTAGTGAAAGGGGACAGTGTTTTTCTGTACATGTACTTAAACTTTCAAGAATGATTAGATGTTTACAACTGTATtcaattttgcattttatataatgTGTTGTACTCTTCTCAAGTGGTTTCCTATGTGAAAAAATCTCTTTtctaaaagaataataaacttCAGAATAGAGATGAATTTTTAAACTTGCTTTTATGTTTCCTGAAGACTGGTATATCTTGAGATGATCTCATACTGAATTTAGAGtgagccctaaatccaatgactggtaTCCTTTTAACAAGAGAAGctgcagagagacagaggagaagccatgtgaagacacaggcagagactggagtggtgCCACCACGGCCAGGAACACAGGTGTCCCCAAAGCTGCGAGAGGCCAGGAAGGATTCTCTGGATCCTTCAGAGGGAccatggccctgctgacacctggatttcagtttttagcctccagaactgtgaggaaataaattcctgttgtttttaGCCAGTCTGTCTCAGATGGTGACAATTTGCTATAGTAGCCCTAGGAAACTTAACAGAGGTCGTTTAATTAATTACAAGTGTTGGATTTATTTGTGAAATATCCTCATCCTCTTTCAATCTCTGAGCAGAGCTCAACGCTGCTGACATTTCCCTATAAAGCCCTTCCTTCGtgatactcactggaaggactgatgataaagctgaagctccagtactttggccacctgacgtgaggagccgactcattagaaaagaccctgatgctgggaaagactgagagcaggaggagaaggggatcacagaggatgggatggtcggatggtattaccgactcaatggacatgagtttgagcaagctctgggagttggggaaggacagggaagcctggcatgctgcagtccacgccagcacgcagtccacggggtcgctaagagtcgaatATGACTCAGCGACTGCACAACAACCACCGTGTCTTTTGTCCCTGCCGAGGGACCATTTCTTCTCACTCTCCTTCGTGACAGCTCTGCCTCCTCCACCCTCTAAACACTGCTGTTCTCCAGGATTCAGCCTCCAACCTGCTTCTCTCACTCAGCAGGCTTTCCCTTGGCCATAAAAAAAATATCCCTAGGGTTTTCACCCTTGGTTTGCTGATGAGTTTCAAATCTGTATTTCTAGTCAGATTAAACCCCTTTATTGGATTCCCGGTCCCCAATACTAATCACTTTTAGGGCAGCTCCAATTCACTGCGTCcaaaattaacacattatttttcttcccaaacCTAC includes the following:
- the ARHGAP32 gene encoding rho GTPase-activating protein 32 isoform X1 yields the protein MEPESEGSTLGDDSVFWLDSEVITQETGSEEGEGEEHFRKMKSSVHSEEDDFVPELHRNVHPRERPDWEETLSAMARGADVPEIPGDLSLKTCGSTASMKVKHVKKPTNPGLMGCDNIHRLPFTKGHFPKMAECAHFHYENVEFGSIQLSLSEEQNEVTKNGCESKELVYLVHIACQGKSWIVKRSYEDFRVLDKHLHLCIYDRRFSQLSELPRSDALRDSPESVTQMLMAYLSRLSAIAGNKINCGPALTWMEIDNKGNHLLVHEESSINTPAVGAAHVIKRYTARAPDELTLEVGDIVSVIDMPPKVLSTWWRGKHGFQVGLFPGHCVELINQKVPQSVTNSVPKPVSKKHGKLITFLRTFMKSRPTKQKLKQRGILKERVFGCDLGEHLLNSGFEVPQVLQSCTAFIERYGIVDGIYRLSGVASNIQRLRHEFDSEHVPDLTKEPYVQDIHSVGSLCKLYFRELPNPLLTYQLYEKFSDAVSAATDEERLIKIHDVIQQLPPPHYRTLEFLMRHLSLLADYCSITNMHAKNLAIVWAPNLLRSKQIESACFSGTAAFMEVRIQSVVVEFILNHVDVLFSGKINAVIQEGAASLSRPKSLLVSSPSTKLLTLEEAQARTQAQVNSPIVTENKYIEVGEGPAALQGKFHTIIEFPLERRRPQNKMKKSPVGSWRSFFNLGKSSSVSKRKLQRNESEPSEIKAMALKGGRAEGTLRSAKSEESLTSLHAVDGDSKLFRPRRPRSSSDALSASFNGEMLGNRCNSYDNLPHNGSEEEVGLLHIPALVSPHLAEDVDLSPPDIGVASLDFDPMSFQCSPPKAESECLESGASFLDSLGYSKDKQSTSKKDTETGGSQSQTPGSTASSEPVSPLQEKLSPFFTLDLSPTEEKALKPSSFTEKVVYAFSPKIGRKINKSPSLNISEPISVTLPARVSEVIGPVANTAAQNAPSVAWNKSGEESDVINRSPTQVVKRKANEREAQEGCECEAQPPDQGAAADVDSPGKEEPASSSQSKAVPSGQTQTGADTHDPPQDSVPVSSVSLIPPPPPPKNVARLLALALAESAQQASTQSLKRPGTCPAACAHCGDVAVATAEDRPPAPYSSVTLEKAYFQTDRPAEQPHLQNKGPGHGDQPVPDTAAARDYTHSSATDSTGQSPPADLPGDQPHRICLSGDPEKARVTSVPLTDSKSDDLITFPEDQSVKTSGPTVSFVEHDQLHFYSGDEPPSYLGASVDKPHHPSELADRSPAPSHLPRDKICPPSGSPEENTSTAPLAYVTHAPAAAIASASEASWEVAEQPSAVEYVTATLQRAQRASRPLPLPPSQRPAEQPPVLGQVQTTASIGLTNPHKVQGAVPAPERPPELRGLGDPAPVLVGDGGAAAQCPASAPAPQPVLPEKVREGARAPALHLRAESVPAHASCGFPTPAPPTRTMESRLAAALHSGSADGAGSAAYHSFVAAASAEEALPLPLPVPQAKHASLKTAYPTFARPDLTTEPFGPENCLHFSMTPNCQFRPQSVPPHHGKVEPHPVYASRSEPPASMGPRYNTYVAPGRSVSGHHPKPCNRAEYVSSLSSSVRGGCYPEDMPPYPTIRRVQSLHAPPSSMIRSVPISRTEVPPDEEPAYCPRPLYQYKPYQSSQARSDYHVTQLQPYFENGRVHYRYSPYASSAGSYYSPDGALCDVDAYGTVQLRPLHRLPGRDLAFLAPRLQGKSVYALAGGAAVRPRPSVASYFPPNDHSVVHMPPVADAKHAYASWDLEDLEKYRLQSIRRESRARQKAKGPVVSQYDNMSPAGAPDDLGGIYVIHLRSKSDPGKTGLLSVAEGKEGRHPAKALSPEGEDRFYRKHAEPELERAPHHQGGYGNGQPEKPCLPQKQSSVRNRKLHDAGCSLPEHRPHQEASHRQLCDPKNGPPFPQGAGPLDYGPKGLPDPAEPVSYLNSGGKYVPSGPESLRPSHKEVRLPKELERPRARQPPAAEKHPRDCYKEEEHLSQSALPPPKPERSHSLKLHHPQSADRDPGVLYHYHTHGKRPGRGTAGPQYDNLEGYHSPPQHQRGGFGAAAMGPYLPPGFPHPQSRTYATALGQGAFLPTELALQPPETQVHAE
- the ARHGAP32 gene encoding rho GTPase-activating protein 32 isoform X4, whose amino-acid sequence is MVERQAWISVSKKHGKLITFLRTFMKSRPTKQKLKQRGILKERVFGCDLGEHLLNSGFEVPQVLQSCTAFIERYGIVDGIYRLSGVASNIQRLRHEFDSEHVPDLTKEPYVQDIHSVGSLCKLYFRELPNPLLTYQLYEKFSDAVSAATDEERLIKIHDVIQQLPPPHYRTLEFLMRHLSLLADYCSITNMHAKNLAIVWAPNLLRSKQIESACFSGTAAFMEVRIQSVVVEFILNHVDVLFSGKINAVIQEGAASLSRPKSLLVSSPSTKLLTLEEAQARTQAQVNSPIVTENKYIEVGEGPAALQGKFHTIIEFPLERRRPQNKMKKSPVGSWRSFFNLGKSSSVSKRKLQRNESEPSEIKAMALKGGRAEGTLRSAKSEESLTSLHAVDGDSKLFRPRRPRSSSDALSASFNGEMLGNRCNSYDNLPHNGSEEEVGLLHIPALVSPHLAEDVDLSPPDIGVASLDFDPMSFQCSPPKAESECLESGASFLDSLGYSKDKQSTSKKDTETGGSQSQTPGSTASSEPVSPLQEKLSPFFTLDLSPTEEKALKPSSFTEKVVYAFSPKIGRKINKSPSLNISEPISVTLPARVSEVIGPVANTAAQNAPSVAWNKSGEESDVINRSPTQVVKRKANEREAQEGCECEAQPPDQGAAADVDSPGKEEPASSSQSKAVPSGQTQTGADTHDPPQDSVPVSSVSLIPPPPPPKNVARLLALALAESAQQASTQSLKRPGTCPAACAHCGDVAVATAEDRPPAPYSSVTLEKAYFQTDRPAEQPHLQNKGPGHGDQPVPDTAAARDYTHSSATDSTGQSPPADLPGDQPHRICLSGDPEKARVTSVPLTDSKSDDLITFPEDQSVKTSGPTVSFVEHDQLHFYSGDEPPSYLGASVDKPHHPSELADRSPAPSHLPRDKICPPSGSPEENTSTAPLAYVTHAPAAAIASASEASWEVAEQPSAVEYVTATLQRAQRASRPLPLPPSQRPAEQPPVLGQVQTTASIGLTNPHKVQGAVPAPERPPELRGLGDPAPVLVGDGGAAAQCPASAPAPQPVLPEKVREGARAPALHLRAESVPAHASCGFPTPAPPTRTMESRLAAALHSGSADGAGSAAYHSFVAAASAEEALPLPLPVPQAKHASLKTAYPTFARPDLTTEPFGPENCLHFSMTPNCQFRPQSVPPHHGKVEPHPVYASRSEPPASMGPRYNTYVAPGRSVSGHHPKPCNRAEYVSSLSSSVRGGCYPEDMPPYPTIRRVQSLHAPPSSMIRSVPISRTEVPPDEEPAYCPRPLYQYKPYQSSQARSDYHVTQLQPYFENGRVHYRYSPYASSAGSYYSPDGALCDVDAYGTVQLRPLHRLPGRDLAFLAPRLQGKSVYALAGGAAVRPRPSVASYFPPNDHSVVHMPPVADAKHAYASWDLEDLEKYRLQSIRRESRARQKAKGPVVSQYDNMSPAGAPDDLGGIYVIHLRSKSDPGKTGLLSVAEGKEGRHPAKALSPEGEDRFYRKHAEPELERAPHHQGGYGNGQPEKPCLPQKQSSVRNRKLHDAGCSLPEHRPHQEASHRQLCDPKNGPPFPQGAGPLDYGPKGLPDPAEPVSYLNSGGKYVPSGPESLRPSHKEVRLPKELERPRARQPPAAEKHPRDCYKEEEHLSQSALPPPKPERSHSLKLHHPQSADRDPGVLYHYHTHGKRPGRGTAGPQYDNLEGYHSPPQHQRGGFGAAAMGPYLPPGFPHPQSRTYATALGQGAFLPTELALQPPETQVHAE